The Natronosporangium hydrolyticum nucleotide sequence GACCGCCCGTTCGCTCTCGCCCACCCATTTGGTGAGCAGCTCCGCACCCTTGACCGAGAGCACGTTCGCCTTGCCGGTGCCGGCGATCGCTTTGACCAGAAAGGTCTTTCCGCACCCTGGTGGGCCGTAGAGCAGCACCCCTCGCGGCGGTTGCACCCCCAGCCGGGCGAAGGTGTCGGGGTAGGTCAGCGGCCACAGCACCGTCTCGGTGAGCGCCTCCTTCACCTCCGCCAGATCGCCGACCTCGTCCAGGGTGATCTGGTCGAGCTCCAACGAGGCTTCGGCCATCGAGGAGGGACTGATCACCGACCGGGCGGCCTCGAAGTCGGCCATCGTGACCTCGGGGTTGGCCGCGTCCCGCTGCCGGCGGGCGGCGCGCACCGCCGCCTCCCGGGCCAGCGCCCGCAGGTCTGCCGCGACGAACCCGGGGGTGAGGGCGGCCAGCTCGGCGAGGCTCACCTCCTCGTGCAGCGGCATCGGGCGGGTGAGGACCGCCAGTTGCTCGGCGCGCAGCGCGGTGTCCGGCAGCGGCACCGCGAGCTGGAGCGAGAGCAGATCCGGCGCGCGCAGGCCGGGGTCCAGCCCCTCCGGGTGGGCGGTGGTGCACACCACCGCGGCAGCGCCGCTGCCGGTCAGCTCCCGGATGCGCTGTCGCAACACGGTGCCTAGCGGACCGGGCTGCTCCCGGGGTGCCAGCGCCTCCACATCGGTGATCAGCAGCACCCGAGGCCGGTCTCCGCTGGCCGCCTCGCGCAGCCGGGCAGCGGCAGCGTCGTTCGTCGACGCCGCCAACTCCGGCGCCCACACCTCGGTGACCGGCACGCCGACCTGAGCGGCGACCGCCTTGACCAGGGTCGCTTTGCCGGAGCCGGCCGGCCCGGCGACCAACACCCCGAGATTGACGCTGGTGCCGAGCTTGTCCAGCACCTCAGAGTGCTGGAAACCGAGGTCGAGCAGCTCAGCCAACTCGTGCGCCTGAGCGCGCAGACCCGGCAGATCCTCGACCTTCGGCGGAGGCTCGGGTGGCCGCGCCGCGGAAGACTCGGCCGGGGAAGGTGGTGCGGTGGTCGTGGCGGTGGCCGGGGCAGCGGACATCGCAGCTGCGCCACTGGAGCCGACCGAGCCGCCGGAGCCGGGGTGGGGGTGGGTGGCGGGTCCGTGTTGCCAGCCGACGGCGGTGTCGGTAGCGACCACGCACACCGGCTGCGGGCCCACCGCCTCGACGGTGAGCAGCGCGGTGGTCCAGGCGTAGCCGACCAGATTCTGCAGGCTCTTGCGAGCGGCGCCGACCGCCGCCTGGGCATCCGGGTTCGGGTGGTGCTCCAGTGGCAGCAGCGAAACGTTGTCGCCAGCCGTGATCGCTTTGCCCAGCAGCGCCAGCCGCAACAGCTCCGGGGAGACCGCTGCCACGACCTCGGCCGGACCGCTGAGCACCACCTCGGTCGCGGGCGTCCGCGCCACCGGGTGCAGCGTTACGGTGCCACCGTCGCGGGTGCCCAGGTTGCCCAACACCAGGTCGTCGGCGTAGAGGAGCCGGCCGCCGGTGCCCGCCTCGGCGGGTGCCACCAGCGCCGCGGTCTCCCGCCGGCCGGTCAGCCGAACCGGGTCACCGGGGCGCAGGCCCAGTTCAGAGAGGACCGGCCGGGGCAGCCGGACGACGCCCCGCCGGGCATCCAGCGCGGCCTGCCGCAGGCTGACCGTGAACTGCTCGCCGGTGGCCGGTTCGGTCGCCGGTCGTTGTTCGCTACCGCCCGTTCCCGTCACGTCTGCGAGCGTAGAGCACCCCGCTGGGCTCCGGCCCAGCACGCTGGTCACCGGGTCCGACACCCCCGGTTATCGTGGTAGGCAGTGGACGAGGGGACGAGAAACCTACCTACCCCGCAGTTGGTGGGGCGGGAGCACCCGCTGGCGGTGCTCACGGCGGAGCTGCAGCGCACCCTGACCAGCCACGGTGGGCTCACCCTACTCACGGGTGAGCCCGGCATCGGCAAGACCAGGCTGGCGGGCGAGCTGGTCGAGCAGGCCCGGGCCCAGGGGGCGTTGGTGGCCAGCGGGTCGGCGTGGGAGGCGGAGGGCGCCCCCGGTTTCTGGCCGTGGGTGCAGGTGCTGCGGAGCCTGCGCCGCGACGCGAGCGACCTGGCGTGGGGCGGCGCCTGGCGGGCCGCCGGTGAGCCGCTGGCGCATCTGCTCGGCGAGGCGGTCGGGACCGACCTCAGCGAGGCCGCCGGGGAGGCCGCTTTCGCGGTCAGCGATGCGGTGACCACGCTGCTGGTCACGTTGTCCCGCGACCGTCCGGTGGTGGTGTTCCTCGACGATCTGCACTGGGCCGACGCCGCCTCGGTAAAGCTGCTCGAATTCGTCGCGAACCATACCTGGTTTGAGCGGGTGCTGGTGGTCGCCGGCTACCGCGACGTCGAGGTCGAACGGGCGGACCACCCGCTGCAGCCGCTGTTCGCCGGATTGACGCGCCGGGCGACCATGGTCACGTTGGCCGGACTCACCGTCGACCAGACCGCTGCGGTGTTCGCCGGCGCCACCGGCCAACGCCCAGACCCGCAGGCG carries:
- a CDS encoding AAA family ATPase → MRQAALDARRGVVRLPRPVLSELGLRPGDPVRLTGRRETAALVAPAEAGTGGRLLYADDLVLGNLGTRDGGTVTLHPVARTPATEVVLSGPAEVVAAVSPELLRLALLGKAITAGDNVSLLPLEHHPNPDAQAAVGAARKSLQNLVGYAWTTALLTVEAVGPQPVCVVATDTAVGWQHGPATHPHPGSGGSVGSSGAAAMSAAPATATTTAPPSPAESSAARPPEPPPKVEDLPGLRAQAHELAELLDLGFQHSEVLDKLGTSVNLGVLVAGPAGSGKATLVKAVAAQVGVPVTEVWAPELAASTNDAAAARLREAASGDRPRVLLITDVEALAPREQPGPLGTVLRQRIRELTGSGAAAVVCTTAHPEGLDPGLRAPDLLSLQLAVPLPDTALRAEQLAVLTRPMPLHEEVSLAELAALTPGFVAADLRALAREAAVRAARRQRDAANPEVTMADFEAARSVISPSSMAEASLELDQITLDEVGDLAEVKEALTETVLWPLTYPDTFARLGVQPPRGVLLYGPPGCGKTFLVKAIAGTGKANVLSVKGAELLTKWVGESERAVRELFRRAREAAPTLVFLDEVDALAPVRGQASDGGTTDRVVAALLTELDGVEALRNVVVIGATNRPDLVDPALLRPGRLERLVYVPPPDAEARTEILRAASRDVPLADDVDLADLADQLDGFSAADCAALIREAGLSAMRESMTASTVTAEHVETARQRVRASLDPAQVAHLAAYADQHSRAS